One part of the Bdellovibrio sp. KM01 genome encodes these proteins:
- a CDS encoding putative Ig domain-containing protein, protein MRAYLLTILSMCLIQGCSKSELSSSGTQNSLSSSEYYVSGTANTRVFYNAPTDAYGLGTFVTELGAENGSLVIPSTLTKGDYGVRTDPAVPQPLDLTVKVYRESHPSGDFIFEAPLLSSQVTVTNVTTAVFWLLKWGFNIPNIKVSQNTFNSIASSVELVCQNCRSQTNSQVLTFLLSRNDIIARIANTLATENPSLSISYNWAPAVLYYVWSSPVLTTSGYGAKSSKQLETISADVVAVNPLNSTARIQPTSWLLTRNDSSTETVTGSPLIYTFTNEDQESVDFNPTFADSADLSSRIKIHYEVARANRDPVCNEPIQLTMKANRINSFSLTAYCRDLDNPVATPNLGVTYSLVSGPSGMTINSSGVLRWSPTNALAGNTYNFEVLVTTMTSATHVAKGTITVNSVQIPVFASTITGAFTEGISSDINIPVTNPEGDPLILSVVGVTTIKNGTPSGAGNLTNYTSDFTNPIAPNFVWSFIPSYLQMIGSDGSFSVTFRLKYNTSADSNLDGTMILATQTVVFNLTNTDDPPVWDVNAQGGSFIEGTTFSVSLGVARDPNPNPTAMSFALQSSDGSCDWSGTTTISFNSSTGEVRLDGYPAFDSENTCSFQVVATDQNLMATKSQVFYFDTVNTNRPITEITSPNVDEIDGTENQTMSIPVAEMFSDPDLDIQDSREDITWTCMVNTTGLGSPYTDTCLSMNIKFKLSSGALTGAWNPDFGTAGTYYVQLTATDVGGVSASHKFKMVIAPSPAPMVVTVQQGGMDTTMVTTSEGVTTPITLHAVAKTQDAQNIYSYIVSGPTCYVTIGGGSCRAAMIKAPSTVEGSGDQDFIYNIVTNFTDGDNPLPGTSKTYILNFTVTKTDDPTIYSQVAVTVQVDNTNRAPTSIGLTSGSNGCTGSTANSLTTAFTICINLAQNSKSGNSWQKSYTNTLSYVDADGTNDSYSLGFTTTSAPGSINTTSNVWTIKLPSCLNAGTGTVSRTYYLKVQDGRGGTYQREIIMKFQNAAAASSCL, encoded by the coding sequence ATGCGCGCGTATTTGCTAACAATTCTATCGATGTGTCTCATTCAGGGATGCTCAAAAAGTGAACTGAGTAGTTCGGGAACACAGAACTCATTGTCGAGTTCTGAGTACTATGTTTCGGGAACTGCCAACACGCGCGTATTTTATAATGCTCCAACGGATGCCTATGGTTTGGGGACTTTCGTCACCGAGTTAGGTGCTGAAAATGGAAGCCTGGTGATTCCCTCGACATTGACGAAAGGTGATTACGGCGTGCGCACAGATCCAGCGGTTCCTCAACCATTGGATCTGACCGTGAAAGTGTATCGTGAGTCCCATCCATCTGGCGATTTTATCTTTGAAGCACCCTTGCTATCGTCACAGGTGACTGTGACCAATGTAACTACGGCGGTGTTTTGGTTGTTAAAGTGGGGATTTAATATTCCTAACATCAAAGTTTCTCAGAATACCTTCAATTCCATCGCAAGTAGCGTGGAGTTGGTTTGTCAAAACTGCCGCAGTCAAACGAACTCTCAAGTTCTTACATTCTTGCTCAGCCGTAACGACATCATTGCTAGAATCGCCAACACTCTGGCGACCGAAAATCCTTCCCTCAGCATTTCTTATAACTGGGCTCCTGCTGTTCTTTACTATGTATGGAGCAGCCCGGTTTTAACGACGAGTGGTTACGGTGCAAAATCTTCGAAACAGTTAGAAACAATTTCCGCGGACGTTGTGGCTGTCAACCCCTTGAATTCGACGGCGCGCATACAGCCGACTTCCTGGTTGTTGACAAGAAATGACAGTTCCACTGAAACGGTGACTGGCTCGCCATTGATTTATACGTTCACGAATGAAGACCAAGAGTCTGTCGATTTCAATCCGACGTTTGCAGACAGTGCAGATCTAAGTTCCAGAATCAAAATTCATTATGAAGTCGCGCGCGCAAATCGTGACCCAGTTTGTAATGAACCGATTCAGTTGACGATGAAAGCTAATCGCATTAACTCCTTTAGTCTGACGGCATATTGCCGTGACCTGGATAATCCAGTTGCGACTCCGAATTTGGGAGTTACGTATTCTCTGGTGTCGGGCCCTTCAGGTATGACTATCAATTCTTCAGGGGTTTTACGTTGGTCACCGACGAATGCTCTTGCTGGTAATACGTATAACTTTGAAGTTCTGGTGACGACGATGACGTCGGCCACTCACGTAGCCAAAGGAACGATCACGGTGAACTCTGTGCAGATTCCTGTATTTGCTTCGACAATTACGGGCGCATTTACAGAGGGGATTTCTTCCGACATCAACATCCCTGTCACAAATCCAGAAGGGGACCCATTGATTCTGTCGGTGGTTGGAGTCACGACAATCAAAAATGGAACGCCAAGTGGTGCTGGAAATTTAACAAACTATACATCTGATTTTACGAATCCTATTGCGCCTAATTTCGTATGGAGCTTTATCCCGAGCTATCTGCAGATGATTGGTAGTGATGGTTCGTTCTCGGTTACATTTAGATTGAAATACAATACATCAGCAGATTCAAATCTGGATGGAACCATGATTTTGGCGACCCAAACGGTCGTATTTAACTTAACCAATACAGATGACCCGCCAGTTTGGGATGTGAATGCCCAAGGTGGCAGTTTTATCGAAGGAACTACATTCTCGGTTTCTTTAGGCGTGGCGCGCGATCCGAATCCTAATCCAACCGCGATGAGCTTTGCATTGCAGTCAAGTGACGGTTCATGTGACTGGAGCGGTACAACGACAATTTCATTTAATAGTTCAACCGGGGAAGTGCGTTTGGACGGATATCCAGCCTTTGACTCGGAAAATACTTGTTCCTTCCAAGTTGTGGCGACAGATCAAAACTTGATGGCGACAAAATCACAGGTTTTCTATTTTGATACCGTTAATACAAATCGCCCTATTACAGAGATCACATCTCCGAACGTCGATGAAATTGACGGTACGGAAAATCAAACGATGTCGATTCCTGTGGCGGAAATGTTCAGTGATCCTGACTTGGATATACAAGACTCCAGAGAGGACATCACTTGGACCTGTATGGTGAATACAACGGGCTTGGGATCACCATATACGGATACTTGTCTTAGTATGAATATCAAATTCAAGTTGTCCTCGGGAGCTTTGACGGGGGCTTGGAATCCTGATTTCGGTACCGCAGGAACCTATTATGTTCAGTTAACGGCAACGGATGTGGGCGGAGTTTCAGCGTCTCATAAATTCAAAATGGTGATCGCCCCAAGTCCGGCTCCTATGGTTGTGACTGTGCAACAAGGTGGTATGGATACAACTATGGTGACGACATCTGAAGGAGTGACGACGCCAATCACGCTTCATGCTGTCGCGAAAACTCAGGACGCGCAAAATATTTATTCTTATATCGTTTCTGGTCCAACTTGTTATGTGACGATCGGTGGAGGTTCTTGCCGCGCAGCCATGATTAAGGCGCCTTCCACGGTGGAAGGTTCGGGTGATCAGGACTTCATCTATAATATTGTTACGAATTTTACGGACGGAGACAATCCTTTACCTGGGACCAGCAAAACCTACATTTTGAATTTCACGGTGACCAAAACAGACGATCCGACTATATATAGTCAGGTTGCAGTGACGGTCCAGGTGGATAACACGAATCGGGCTCCAACGAGCATTGGCCTGACTTCGGGAAGCAACGGATGTACGGGAAGTACTGCGAACTCATTAACGACGGCCTTCACTATTTGTATCAATTTGGCACAGAATTCTAAGTCAGGAAATTCGTGGCAGAAATCCTATACGAATACACTTTCTTATGTAGATGCCGACGGTACAAATGATTCCTATTCGTTGGGATTCACGACGACATCAGCTCCAGGAAGTATTAATACCACGTCGAACGTCTGGACTATCAAGCTTCCCTCATGTCTTAACGCAGGCACCGGAACAGTCTCGCGAACCTACTATTTGAAAGTTCAAGATGGTCGTGGTGGAACATATCAACGTGAGATCATCATGAAGTTCCAAAATGCAGCAGCTGCTTCGAGTTGCTTATAA
- a CDS encoding glutamine--tRNA ligase/YqeY domain fusion protein yields the protein MNKPNNSNNKAAPKTHEKAPAEGANFLKQIIEKDLESGKVKEVVTRFPPEPNGYLHLGHAKSICLNFGLAQEYGGRCHLRFDDTNPETEDTEYVESIMNDVKWLGYDWGKNLFYASDYFEEIYQWAEQLIKDGKAYVDSQNEEEVRLNRGDFTHPGKNSPFRERSVEENLDLFRRMRAGEFAEGEHILRAKIDMASPNMNMRDPLMYRIRKAHHHRTGDKWCIYPMYDYAHPLSDAKEMITHSICTLEFQDHRPFYDWCVENVDVPGEPHQYEFARMNMTYFVMSKRKLLQLVKEGLVNGWDDPRMPTISAARRRGYTPESIRRFAKRIGVSKAESLIEFDILEACVRDHLDEVSHRAMAVLDPIKVVITNLPEGHKETILSSVHPKNADLGKRELSFTKEVYIDASDFMENPTEDFFRLGPGKEVRLRNAYVIKCNEVIKDASGKIKELRCEYFVETLGGKPLADGRKVKGIVHWVSATDCVDAEVRLYGRLFKVAHPEDVPEGKDFKSNLNPDSLKVIKSAKLEKSLAKATLENRYQFERVGYFCLDNKDSKPESLVFNQVVDLASSH from the coding sequence ATGAATAAGCCCAATAATTCCAATAATAAAGCCGCTCCAAAGACCCACGAAAAAGCACCTGCCGAAGGCGCTAATTTTCTAAAACAAATCATCGAGAAAGATCTTGAATCAGGCAAGGTGAAAGAAGTGGTGACTCGCTTTCCACCGGAACCAAATGGTTACCTTCATTTGGGTCATGCGAAATCGATTTGTTTGAACTTTGGATTGGCTCAGGAATACGGCGGTCGTTGCCATCTTCGTTTCGATGATACAAATCCAGAGACAGAAGACACTGAGTACGTTGAATCCATCATGAACGACGTTAAGTGGTTGGGTTATGATTGGGGCAAAAATCTTTTCTATGCATCTGATTATTTCGAAGAGATCTATCAATGGGCTGAACAACTGATCAAAGACGGTAAAGCCTATGTTGATTCTCAAAATGAAGAAGAAGTTCGTTTGAATCGCGGTGATTTCACTCACCCGGGCAAAAACTCTCCTTTCCGCGAGCGCTCGGTTGAGGAAAACTTGGACCTATTCCGTCGCATGCGCGCGGGTGAGTTCGCAGAAGGAGAGCACATCCTTCGTGCGAAAATCGACATGGCTTCTCCGAACATGAACATGCGCGATCCTTTGATGTATCGTATCCGTAAAGCTCATCATCACAGAACTGGTGATAAGTGGTGCATTTATCCAATGTACGACTATGCTCATCCGCTGTCAGATGCGAAAGAGATGATCACGCACTCGATCTGTACACTTGAGTTCCAAGATCACCGTCCGTTCTATGACTGGTGTGTGGAAAACGTGGATGTACCAGGCGAACCCCACCAATACGAATTCGCTCGTATGAATATGACTTACTTCGTAATGAGTAAACGTAAGCTTTTGCAATTAGTGAAGGAAGGTTTGGTGAACGGTTGGGATGACCCTCGTATGCCGACGATCTCTGCCGCTCGCAGACGTGGTTATACTCCAGAATCAATCCGTCGTTTCGCAAAACGTATCGGTGTCTCTAAAGCTGAAAGCTTGATTGAGTTTGATATTTTAGAAGCTTGCGTGCGCGATCATTTGGACGAGGTTTCTCACCGTGCGATGGCCGTTCTTGATCCAATCAAAGTAGTGATCACAAATCTTCCGGAAGGTCACAAAGAAACGATCTTGTCGTCTGTACATCCGAAAAATGCTGACTTGGGCAAACGTGAATTGTCATTCACGAAAGAAGTTTACATCGACGCTTCTGACTTTATGGAAAATCCAACAGAAGATTTCTTCCGTCTGGGGCCTGGTAAAGAAGTGCGTTTGCGTAATGCCTATGTGATTAAATGCAATGAAGTGATCAAAGATGCTTCTGGCAAAATCAAAGAACTTCGCTGTGAATACTTCGTTGAAACTTTGGGTGGTAAGCCTTTGGCTGACGGTCGCAAAGTAAAAGGTATCGTTCACTGGGTTTCCGCAACTGATTGCGTGGACGCTGAAGTACGCTTGTATGGTCGCTTATTCAAAGTAGCCCACCCTGAGGACGTACCAGAGGGCAAAGACTTCAAATCTAATTTGAACCCGGACTCTTTGAAAGTAATCAAAAGCGCAAAACTAGAAAAGAGCCTGGCAAAAGCCACTCTAGAAAACCGCTACCAATTCGAACGCGTGGGTTATTTCTGCTTGGACAACAAAGACTCCAAGCCAGAAAGCCTCGTCTTCAACCAAGTGGTAGACCTAGCCAGCTCCCACTAG
- a CDS encoding DUF3943 domain-containing protein encodes MKAVLRYITFGVAALQVSAAMAGNFASLPKTQTSTAASSSIDWNKSSLDYVTQGNAQKNSVEDLMNRRKHYNQEDIERVTRAKMQDDQKRMMLKGQVISIDTRDQEACLAIQKELQANKTLKAMNDVSGLCIQDNQKPIATVTVLSQSNEVQWQRELNISKYTSTDKNIITSTRNVALAALGVAGVLYLMPESVSKWDKSKMKNLPKNWEENVKAGPHMDKDDWMINYIGHPYSGAAYYQVARNEGLSMMQSFGYSVLMSTFFWEFGVEAFAEQPSIQDLFATPIVGSILGEIFYRAELKIKANNGELLGSKRLGAFAMIVMNPMGVVADKINDLIGTDVVQDARAHLTVRKAPTTNAEIERGNVWGIEMQFRF; translated from the coding sequence ATGAAGGCTGTTCTTCGATATATTACATTTGGGGTGGCGGCACTTCAGGTTAGCGCGGCGATGGCTGGCAATTTTGCGTCTTTGCCTAAAACTCAGACATCTACAGCAGCCTCTTCCTCTATCGATTGGAACAAAAGCTCCCTCGATTATGTGACCCAAGGAAACGCTCAGAAAAACTCTGTTGAAGACCTGATGAACCGTCGCAAACACTACAACCAAGAAGACATCGAGCGTGTGACTCGCGCGAAAATGCAGGACGATCAAAAGCGCATGATGCTTAAAGGTCAGGTTATCAGTATCGACACCCGTGACCAGGAAGCATGTCTGGCGATTCAAAAAGAGCTGCAAGCCAATAAAACTTTAAAAGCGATGAACGATGTCAGCGGCCTTTGCATTCAGGACAATCAAAAGCCTATCGCAACAGTCACGGTTCTAAGCCAGTCCAACGAAGTTCAATGGCAACGTGAACTGAACATTAGCAAGTACACTTCAACAGACAAGAACATCATCACTTCCACTCGTAACGTGGCTTTGGCAGCATTGGGTGTTGCCGGTGTTTTGTACTTGATGCCTGAGAGTGTCTCAAAATGGGACAAGTCTAAAATGAAGAACCTTCCTAAGAATTGGGAAGAGAACGTTAAAGCGGGCCCCCACATGGATAAAGACGACTGGATGATCAATTACATCGGGCACCCTTACTCTGGTGCTGCCTACTACCAAGTGGCACGTAATGAGGGTTTAAGCATGATGCAATCCTTCGGTTATTCGGTTCTGATGTCGACGTTCTTCTGGGAGTTTGGTGTGGAGGCTTTTGCTGAACAACCATCGATTCAAGACTTGTTCGCAACACCGATCGTGGGCTCTATCCTGGGTGAGATCTTTTATCGTGCAGAGCTAAAAATCAAAGCCAACAACGGCGAGCTTTTGGGTTCCAAACGCTTGGGTGCTTTTGCGATGATCGTGATGAATCCTATGGGTGTGGTGGCTGATAAGATCAATGACCTTATTGGAACAGATGTGGTTCAAGATGCACGAGCTCACCTGACGGTACGCAAAGCTCCAACAACCAACGCCGAAATCGAGCGTGGCAATGTTTGGGGTATCGAGATGCAGTTTAGATTTTAA
- a CDS encoding fibronectin type III domain-containing protein, which yields MKSQYNMFRIVAISFLVTVSVFISGCLKERESTGTAASTSAWFAGATSAKNLGGYPSAVKVSWARADRSTLGYNIYSLRANSSTGANEWTLVGAVDADQTSYTDSDSLSEGQVYTYKVQAIDATSGAEDGNTKQVSTVTFYGIAGVTITGKTTATVSLNGSTGAFDSIHIYAQPKNGNGTATLVATANGNIENIDITGLRSGVNYKFSARAYMSYLAAEDGNESFVLGQTYSDSFGSGKTSDTTYYYRGVLNFRGFGLAPNATSGPTGRQFSMTWLPFSNATGATKYKIVRSTTTSIDMTATTACTSTTTSSCKVCEVTGSPYCEDTNLAAPPQTYYYAISVIKTDSSGATYAEELPCQNSTDCSNMALYTVKAHVPPDYMVLVQRDAANYEMCMNINASSDPRRNQRCVYYGLGAVPATTGPSKPAKTYDSGYYDFGYNVMIDRYRVACNWTKTSATCGPNGCVDVLNSVDNSVTPPSNSVGSNGNIFYGHHKGWWLQDSCYVKSGGAWVGLSSTTSLTDAEISSAITNDPGPTNAKHRPPVSVFTQSAGSKMCNVQSTAYGTKRLMRRREYLVASPLPYIPGEAGYMSSLMAGAAPKNNLCDPDSYTPVTRATTITEWLAGTNSYISMNVGGNSLNAWDNYANLKPFIGSTATKECVSRFGIQDPLGVGTVFSDTFVRTSGSSTPITIQATTSTLDAGNSDHGSFHFNGTLGPYFYTTNSAGWYAYFGYATWGIPCGGTAATGYFIPAMGLPVCAWTLSSTQNMRKMSEYQLTGQMGTYPVNGTGDSIQYNVHMIATTYSTHSGLNSRYSTFWAGSTTRSYYSNLFCAVEAE from the coding sequence ATGAAATCTCAATACAATATGTTTAGGATTGTTGCGATTTCGTTCTTGGTAACGGTTTCGGTTTTTATTTCCGGTTGTCTTAAGGAACGCGAGAGCACGGGGACTGCAGCATCAACAAGTGCATGGTTTGCGGGTGCAACTTCCGCAAAAAACTTAGGTGGTTATCCATCGGCAGTGAAGGTTTCCTGGGCTCGCGCAGATCGTTCGACTCTGGGTTATAATATTTATTCTCTTCGTGCGAATTCTTCTACGGGAGCCAACGAGTGGACACTGGTGGGCGCAGTCGATGCAGACCAGACTTCCTATACAGATTCAGACAGTTTATCCGAAGGACAGGTTTACACTTACAAAGTTCAAGCTATCGATGCAACCTCGGGCGCTGAAGACGGGAATACCAAGCAAGTTTCCACTGTGACCTTCTATGGTATCGCAGGAGTGACGATCACGGGTAAGACGACGGCGACTGTTTCCTTGAACGGTAGCACGGGTGCGTTTGATTCCATTCATATTTATGCCCAACCAAAAAATGGCAATGGCACAGCGACCTTGGTGGCGACTGCTAACGGCAATATCGAAAACATCGACATCACCGGTTTGCGCTCGGGTGTGAACTATAAATTTTCGGCAAGAGCTTACATGAGTTACTTGGCAGCAGAAGATGGCAATGAATCCTTCGTGCTGGGTCAAACGTATTCAGATAGTTTCGGTAGCGGTAAAACAAGTGATACGACTTATTACTATCGCGGGGTTTTGAATTTCCGTGGATTTGGTCTTGCACCGAACGCAACAAGCGGTCCTACGGGCCGCCAGTTTAGCATGACGTGGTTGCCATTCAGTAACGCAACAGGCGCTACTAAGTATAAAATTGTGCGCTCAACAACGACGTCCATTGATATGACGGCGACGACGGCCTGCACTTCTACGACGACTTCCTCTTGTAAGGTTTGTGAAGTGACAGGTTCTCCGTACTGCGAAGATACGAACTTAGCAGCACCTCCTCAAACTTATTACTATGCGATTTCTGTTATCAAAACCGATTCCTCAGGAGCGACATATGCTGAGGAATTGCCGTGCCAAAACTCGACTGATTGTTCAAACATGGCTCTTTATACAGTGAAAGCTCACGTGCCTCCAGATTACATGGTGTTGGTGCAACGTGATGCTGCCAATTATGAAATGTGCATGAACATCAACGCATCCAGTGACCCACGCCGCAATCAGCGTTGCGTGTACTATGGACTGGGGGCAGTTCCAGCAACGACGGGTCCGTCAAAACCCGCTAAGACGTATGACAGTGGTTACTATGACTTTGGCTATAATGTCATGATTGACCGTTACCGTGTTGCGTGTAATTGGACTAAGACATCAGCGACGTGTGGGCCGAATGGGTGCGTAGACGTTTTGAATTCAGTAGACAACTCAGTAACACCTCCGAGTAATTCTGTCGGAAGCAACGGGAACATCTTCTATGGTCATCACAAAGGATGGTGGCTTCAGGATTCTTGTTACGTAAAATCCGGTGGTGCTTGGGTTGGCTTAAGCAGTACGACGTCTTTAACTGATGCAGAAATCTCTTCTGCAATCACGAATGACCCAGGCCCTACGAATGCTAAACACAGACCGCCGGTTTCTGTATTTACTCAGTCCGCTGGAAGCAAAATGTGCAATGTTCAATCTACCGCGTATGGCACGAAACGTTTGATGCGCCGTCGTGAGTATTTGGTGGCATCACCGTTGCCATATATTCCAGGTGAAGCGGGTTATATGAGTTCTTTGATGGCGGGGGCTGCGCCTAAAAATAACCTTTGTGATCCAGACTCCTATACTCCGGTGACTCGTGCGACGACTATCACAGAGTGGTTGGCTGGAACGAATTCCTATATTTCAATGAATGTCGGCGGAAACTCATTGAACGCTTGGGACAATTACGCGAACTTAAAGCCATTTATTGGTAGCACGGCGACTAAAGAGTGCGTGTCAAGATTCGGCATTCAGGATCCATTGGGTGTAGGAACCGTATTCTCGGATACATTTGTTAGAACAAGTGGCAGTTCGACTCCGATTACGATTCAGGCAACCACATCGACGTTGGATGCCGGAAACTCAGATCACGGCTCCTTCCATTTTAATGGGACACTAGGTCCTTATTTCTATACGACGAACAGTGCTGGCTGGTATGCTTACTTCGGTTATGCAACATGGGGTATTCCTTGCGGAGGTACTGCTGCGACGGGGTACTTCATTCCGGCAATGGGACTTCCGGTTTGCGCTTGGACACTCAGCTCAACCCAAAACATGAGAAAAATGTCTGAGTATCAGTTGACGGGTCAGATGGGGACTTATCCTGTAAACGGTACCGGGGATTCTATCCAGTATAACGTTCATATGATCGCTACCACTTATTCAACGCATTCGGGATTGAATTCCCGTTATTCGACATTCTGGGCTGGCTCAACGACTCGCAGTTACTACAGTAACTTGTTCTGTGCAGTGGAGGCTGAATAG
- a CDS encoding AarF/UbiB family protein: MLNKFLKTTLIVILMSLGLSANAAPKDTGLYLSFEQRLAVTYALMASGETTEQQEKTLDRGIKYFQAVSQKPVQEIEVKSFNEFLAAFRGQWPDTQSVNLDLDLIEKDGPRPMHIFRATSYRVQRQIDDYIDWQLDQLKSIAEKAAGGKEALVSPLIMSRAMAMLNKSSEGHKALKHMFLQNSDKLFQGHLKEFDRIGEKIATSGLASTQDPAVKIVMQTMLSEYFARLSLNSKKLIVSSFLGGDLRVGDMQKFEVMVQNSGPQLQKLLQIVARQGDLSPEMTTVFKRLEDAVRPVPYRQVEELLKAERQNYEFVYFEQKALGVGTMAQVHRAKILFNGRRQDVVVRFIKPDIEMRVQEDSRILKEVAEILDANPELIKSGMPKISPLVSDVTATVTAELSQEDTVARQKFAATRYNQEVFMETPDHKNVIEFHVPEIYPPVGSKTKLMVQEMVLGQKLDKEAKQWNDVAPQLKQGVVEALVRLWGTETLFGEGFYHSDLHQGNFLVQFGDEKIRVNLLDFGMGGKITRELQENLLLLETALTLRDAKLIGQTLWDISSKSANAVTEAKFKSLVSAKVKLGFKTKEDASADEWTKWALNNGLRLPYDFININRGLTILKKLLEDSGSKKDLTQIMSKVAIQRPRQTISTLVGKDRLSTLELIESGRRAFLSRPLPPAPKPSVKMSCSQVFN, encoded by the coding sequence ATGTTGAATAAGTTTTTGAAAACCACTTTAATTGTGATCTTAATGTCACTGGGGCTGTCGGCGAATGCCGCACCCAAGGACACAGGTCTTTATCTTTCTTTCGAGCAAAGACTTGCAGTGACTTATGCCCTGATGGCTTCCGGTGAAACGACCGAGCAACAGGAAAAAACCCTGGATCGCGGAATTAAATACTTTCAAGCAGTTTCCCAAAAACCTGTTCAGGAGATCGAAGTTAAAAGCTTTAATGAATTCTTAGCGGCCTTCCGGGGACAGTGGCCAGATACACAAAGTGTGAACCTGGATTTGGATTTGATTGAAAAAGATGGTCCTCGTCCGATGCATATCTTTCGAGCGACAAGTTACCGCGTGCAAAGACAAATCGATGACTATATCGATTGGCAGCTTGATCAATTGAAATCTATCGCTGAAAAGGCCGCGGGTGGCAAAGAAGCCCTGGTAAGTCCTTTGATCATGTCTCGCGCGATGGCGATGCTTAATAAAAGCAGTGAGGGCCACAAGGCTTTGAAGCATATGTTTTTGCAAAACAGCGATAAGCTTTTTCAAGGGCATTTGAAAGAGTTTGATCGTATCGGTGAAAAAATCGCGACGTCAGGGCTGGCATCCACGCAAGATCCGGCAGTAAAAATCGTTATGCAGACGATGCTCTCTGAATACTTCGCAAGACTTTCTTTGAATTCCAAGAAACTTATCGTGTCATCGTTCCTTGGTGGAGATCTGCGCGTCGGTGATATGCAGAAATTCGAGGTCATGGTTCAAAATTCTGGCCCTCAGTTACAAAAACTTTTGCAAATCGTGGCGCGCCAGGGGGATCTCAGCCCCGAGATGACAACCGTGTTTAAGCGGCTGGAAGACGCCGTTCGCCCAGTTCCTTACCGTCAGGTTGAAGAGCTGTTAAAAGCGGAAAGACAGAATTACGAATTCGTCTATTTTGAGCAAAAAGCCCTAGGTGTCGGAACAATGGCGCAGGTTCACCGTGCAAAGATTCTCTTCAATGGTCGTCGTCAAGATGTTGTCGTTCGCTTTATTAAACCCGATATCGAAATGCGTGTGCAAGAAGACTCACGCATCCTTAAAGAAGTAGCGGAAATTTTGGATGCGAATCCTGAATTGATCAAGTCAGGTATGCCAAAGATTTCGCCTTTGGTTTCCGATGTGACTGCGACGGTGACGGCAGAACTTAGTCAGGAAGACACCGTGGCCCGTCAAAAGTTTGCAGCCACTCGTTATAACCAGGAAGTTTTCATGGAAACTCCTGATCATAAAAACGTTATCGAATTTCACGTCCCCGAAATCTATCCACCCGTGGGCTCTAAAACGAAACTCATGGTTCAGGAAATGGTCTTAGGTCAAAAGCTTGATAAAGAAGCTAAGCAGTGGAATGACGTTGCACCTCAACTTAAGCAAGGTGTTGTTGAAGCGCTGGTTCGTTTGTGGGGGACCGAAACTCTGTTCGGTGAAGGCTTTTATCACTCCGATCTTCATCAGGGAAACTTCCTGGTGCAATTTGGTGATGAAAAGATTCGCGTAAACTTACTTGATTTCGGCATGGGTGGAAAAATCACTCGGGAGTTACAAGAAAATCTTCTATTGCTTGAGACAGCATTGACATTAAGAGACGCGAAATTGATTGGGCAAACTTTGTGGGATATCAGTAGTAAATCTGCAAACGCTGTGACAGAAGCTAAGTTTAAATCCTTGGTTTCAGCAAAAGTAAAACTTGGTTTTAAAACTAAGGAAGATGCTTCCGCAGATGAGTGGACGAAGTGGGCGCTTAATAATGGCCTACGTTTGCCGTATGACTTTATTAATATAAATCGTGGTTTGACGATTCTAAAAAAGCTATTGGAAGATAGTGGCAGTAAGAAAGATTTAACTCAAATCATGTCCAAAGTGGCAATACAAAGACCGCGTCAGACTATAAGCACTCTGGTGGGTAAGGATCGTCTTTCTACTTTGGAGCTTATTGAATCGGGACGCCGTGCTTTCTTGAGTAGGCCTCTCCCTCCTGCGCCGAAGCCTTCGGTGAAAATGTCCTGTTCCCAAGTATTCAACTAA